One Candidatus Neomarinimicrobiota bacterium genomic region harbors:
- the uvrA gene encoding excinuclease ABC subunit UvrA, with amino-acid sequence MAGSIDKIIVRGARVHNLKNIHVEIPRDKIVVLTGLSGSGKSSLAFDTIYAEGQRRYVESLSAYARQFLSLMEKPDVDYIEGLSPAISIGQKASSRNPRSTVGTVTEIHDYLRLLYARVGKPHCWKCGDPIQRQTVQQIVDAVMKFPKGTRLQVLGSVVRGRKGQFKEVFREISREGFVRVRVDGKLRDLAGKIILHRNKKHNIEVVVDRIILEKTVKERLTESVELALKIGSGLVIVNVLPKKEHIFSEHFACPKCEVSMEEISPRMFSFNSPYGACKTCDGLGSRMEVDPEFLVPDKKKSLIQGAILPLGEQPRGSWYSAILKSLAHHYNFKFSTPWYKLTERAREVLLFGTGSDQVKMQYKSKRFSGEYSGGFEGVVRNLERRYRQTKSVGIREWIEKFMSMRPCPECSGARLRKQSLAVTLGGLNIGQLSKNTIYEMAQFFQKLKLTKSETTIAKQVLKEVKQRLQFLENVGLDYLTLDRSAATLSGGEAQRIRLATQIGSQLVGVLYILDEPSIGLHQRDNKRLIATLEKLRDLGNTVLVVEHDRETIETADFVVDLGPGAGETGGNVVFSGSPGELAKADNSITGQYLSGKKEIKIPSERRNGLGKSILLSGASGNNLKSLDVSFPLGRLICVTGVSGSGKSTLVNETLYPIMARQFHNARKTPLSYNHMEGLLYLDKVIDIDQSPIGRTPRSNPATYTGIFTHIRELFSKLPESKLRGYKPGRFSFNVKGGRCEACKGDGIIKIEMHFLPDVYVRCEECKGSRYNRETLEISFKGRTIADVLAMTVEEALGFFKNIPQIMRRLETIRDVGLGYIRLGQQATTLSGGEAQRVKLSSELSRIGTGRTLYILDEPTTGLHFEDVRMLLNVLTRLVEKGNSVIVIEHNLDVIKTADWIIDLGPEGGDEGGTIVAEGTPEQVIKNKKSYTGQFLKPILHGKA; translated from the coding sequence ATGGCTGGTTCAATTGACAAAATAATTGTTCGGGGCGCCCGGGTACACAACCTGAAAAATATCCATGTGGAGATTCCGCGTGATAAAATTGTGGTTCTAACCGGTCTTTCCGGGTCGGGTAAATCTTCTCTCGCTTTTGATACCATTTATGCGGAGGGCCAGCGCCGGTATGTTGAATCTCTTTCCGCCTACGCCCGCCAATTTCTTAGCCTTATGGAAAAGCCCGATGTGGATTATATTGAAGGCCTTTCCCCAGCTATTTCCATAGGACAGAAAGCTTCATCTCGGAACCCTCGTTCCACGGTAGGTACAGTTACTGAAATTCATGATTATCTCCGTTTACTCTACGCCCGAGTCGGTAAACCCCACTGTTGGAAATGTGGTGATCCGATCCAGAGGCAAACGGTTCAGCAAATCGTTGACGCGGTTATGAAGTTTCCTAAAGGGACCAGACTTCAGGTCCTTGGTTCGGTGGTCCGAGGCCGGAAAGGGCAATTCAAAGAAGTGTTTAGAGAGATCAGCCGGGAAGGTTTCGTTCGGGTAAGGGTGGATGGCAAGTTGCGGGACCTGGCCGGAAAAATTATTCTTCACCGCAACAAGAAGCACAACATTGAAGTGGTGGTGGACAGGATCATCCTTGAGAAGACTGTTAAGGAAAGACTTACCGAATCTGTAGAATTGGCGCTGAAAATTGGTTCAGGTCTGGTCATTGTCAACGTTTTACCGAAAAAGGAACACATCTTTAGTGAACATTTCGCCTGCCCAAAATGCGAGGTGAGCATGGAGGAAATTTCACCAAGAATGTTCTCTTTCAATTCACCTTACGGTGCCTGCAAAACCTGCGATGGACTCGGTTCTCGAATGGAGGTTGATCCGGAATTTCTTGTCCCGGACAAAAAGAAATCTCTGATTCAGGGTGCCATCCTGCCTCTGGGCGAACAGCCAAGGGGAAGCTGGTACAGTGCCATCCTGAAAAGTCTCGCACACCATTACAATTTTAAGTTTTCCACACCTTGGTACAAGCTTACTGAGCGGGCCCGGGAAGTACTTCTGTTTGGAACAGGCAGTGATCAAGTCAAGATGCAGTACAAATCGAAACGATTCTCCGGGGAGTATTCCGGTGGTTTTGAGGGCGTCGTCCGCAACCTGGAGCGGCGATACCGCCAGACGAAATCTGTAGGTATCCGGGAGTGGATTGAGAAGTTCATGAGTATGCGTCCCTGCCCCGAATGTAGTGGTGCCCGTCTCCGCAAACAGAGTCTTGCAGTGACTTTGGGTGGCCTCAATATTGGGCAATTATCAAAAAATACGATTTATGAAATGGCTCAGTTTTTTCAGAAATTGAAACTTACCAAGAGTGAAACCACCATTGCCAAACAGGTGCTGAAGGAAGTGAAACAGAGACTTCAGTTTCTTGAGAACGTGGGTCTGGATTATCTGACACTTGACCGGTCGGCAGCCACCCTTTCCGGCGGTGAAGCGCAGCGGATTCGGTTGGCCACGCAGATCGGATCTCAGCTGGTGGGAGTCCTTTATATACTTGATGAGCCATCCATCGGGCTTCACCAGCGTGATAACAAACGTCTTATCGCCACTTTGGAGAAACTGAGGGATCTGGGGAATACAGTTCTTGTGGTGGAACATGATCGGGAAACCATAGAGACAGCTGATTTTGTAGTGGATCTTGGGCCCGGAGCCGGGGAGACAGGTGGTAATGTGGTCTTCTCAGGTTCTCCCGGGGAACTTGCCAAAGCGGATAATTCAATCACGGGGCAATATCTGTCTGGAAAGAAAGAGATTAAAATCCCCTCTGAGAGGCGGAACGGTTTGGGAAAAAGTATTTTGCTATCGGGTGCTAGCGGGAATAATCTCAAGTCTCTTGATGTCTCTTTCCCGCTGGGGAGACTTATCTGTGTTACAGGTGTATCCGGTTCAGGTAAGAGTACGTTGGTTAATGAAACGCTCTACCCCATTATGGCCAGACAGTTCCACAACGCCAGGAAAACGCCCCTTTCTTACAACCATATGGAAGGTTTACTCTATCTGGATAAGGTTATCGACATCGATCAGTCTCCTATCGGTAGGACACCGAGATCGAATCCCGCCACCTACACGGGTATTTTTACACATATCCGTGAACTTTTTTCGAAATTACCCGAGTCAAAACTGCGAGGCTATAAACCAGGGCGCTTTTCCTTCAACGTGAAAGGTGGGCGGTGTGAGGCGTGCAAAGGTGATGGCATCATTAAGATAGAGATGCATTTCTTACCTGACGTCTATGTGCGGTGTGAGGAGTGTAAAGGGTCTCGATACAACCGCGAGACCTTGGAGATAAGCTTTAAGGGGAGGACAATCGCCGATGTTTTGGCAATGACAGTGGAAGAAGCACTCGGCTTTTTCAAGAACATTCCGCAGATTATGAGGCGGCTGGAAACCATTCGGGATGTCGGTCTTGGCTACATTCGCCTTGGCCAGCAGGCAACAACCCTCTCAGGGGGTGAGGCTCAGCGGGTAAAACTTTCCTCAGAACTTTCGCGCATCGGTACCGGCCGCACGCTCTACATTCTAGACGAGCCCACTACTGGGCTTCACTTTGAGGATGTTCGAATGTTGCTCAACGTTCTAACGCGGCTTGTGGAAAAGGGGAACAGTGTGATTGTCATTGAGCATAACCTCGACGTCATCAAGACTGCGGATTGGATCATCGATCTTGGTCCTGAGGGGGGTGATGAGGGTGGTACTATTGTTGCCGAGGGGACACCGGAACAAGTCATAAAAAATAAAAAATCATATACTGGACAATTCCTTAAGCCCATATTGCACGGTAAAGCTTGA
- a CDS encoding RpiB/LacA/LacB family sugar-phosphate isomerase, translating into MKIAVSTDERTPLVESLLHELQERGHDVTYFGPERDESMDWPVVTERAAQLVASGEAEEGIVMCWTGTGASITANKIKGVRAALCRDSATAKGARTWNHANVLALSLQSTDDTTLKEILDVWFATPYSSDKWNLQQIDRIRKLEQASSSESST; encoded by the coding sequence ATGAAGATTGCCGTCAGTACTGATGAACGGACACCTCTTGTGGAGTCACTTCTTCACGAGCTGCAGGAACGAGGTCACGATGTCACCTATTTCGGTCCGGAGAGAGATGAGTCAATGGACTGGCCTGTAGTGACTGAACGGGCAGCTCAACTTGTGGCCAGCGGTGAGGCTGAAGAAGGTATTGTCATGTGCTGGACCGGCACAGGGGCCTCCATCACTGCTAACAAGATAAAAGGAGTAAGGGCCGCCCTTTGCCGGGATAGTGCAACAGCGAAAGGTGCCCGAACCTGGAATCACGCCAACGTTCTTGCTTTGAGTCTTCAGTCTACGGATGATACAACACTGAAAGAAATTTTGGACGTCTGGTTCGCTACACCGTACAGCAGTGACAAGTGGAACCTGCAACAGATTGATAGGATCAGAAAGTTGGAACAGGCATCATCTTCGGAATCAAGCACGTAA
- a CDS encoding polyphosphate kinase: MIVYNRTQYKELTPGKYQKEKRRLQIELLKLQEWVMDQGQRIALLFEGRDAAGKGATIRRFIERLMPKSVRMEELGVPSPTQRKKWLKTYEKLLPKPGEIVFFDRSWYSRALIQPTMGYCTEKQYHYFMSKVNDWEEGLVDRGLILIKFYLSVSQHSQTLRFRLREASPLKYWKLSSNDLEAAREWDLFTYYKEQMFHKTSTEKNPWVAINSENKMIARLNAMRYVLSHIDYAGKKDLRAKKWTREIPEYRITIDSVLFDNLTKEQYEFLFSLQGHT, translated from the coding sequence ATGATTGTCTACAACAGAACACAGTATAAAGAACTGACTCCGGGGAAATATCAGAAGGAAAAGCGCCGTCTGCAGATTGAACTGCTGAAACTGCAAGAGTGGGTCATGGATCAGGGTCAACGCATAGCCCTCCTGTTTGAAGGTCGAGACGCTGCCGGGAAAGGGGCTACCATCCGGCGGTTTATAGAAAGACTTATGCCAAAAAGTGTGAGGATGGAGGAACTGGGCGTCCCGTCACCAACGCAGAGAAAAAAGTGGTTGAAGACATATGAAAAGCTGTTGCCCAAACCGGGTGAAATTGTCTTTTTTGATAGATCCTGGTACTCCCGGGCACTTATTCAACCCACCATGGGTTACTGCACGGAGAAGCAGTACCACTACTTCATGAGCAAGGTCAATGATTGGGAGGAAGGTTTGGTGGATAGGGGACTAATCCTCATCAAATTCTACCTTTCTGTTTCGCAACACAGTCAGACGCTCCGGTTTCGTTTGCGAGAAGCGAGTCCGCTGAAATACTGGAAGCTTTCTTCGAATGATCTGGAGGCGGCCAGAGAGTGGGATCTGTTCACCTACTATAAAGAGCAGATGTTTCATAAAACCTCCACGGAAAAGAATCCCTGGGTAGCCATCAATTCAGAGAACAAGATGATCGCACGTTTGAACGCTATGCGTTATGTTCTTTCACACATTGACTACGCGGGAAAGAAAGACCTCAGGGCCAAAAAATGGACACGGGAGATTCCGGAATACCGCATCACCATAGACAGCGTGCTTTTTGACAATCTCACCAAAGAGCAGTATGAGTTTCTCTTCAGCCTACAAGGACATACCTAA
- a CDS encoding penicillin acylase family protein, giving the protein MSKFLQVYGWCYQVTNKINRTVIGIGTVLLLGFSTYQYLHSSLPPYEGHLKISGLKEEVEVFFDDYAVPHVYAKNETDMFFTAGYLMARERLFQMTVNAATSEGRLSELFGESQLKSDIFLRTWGIPKIAEELVNYVRPESRKVLETFCNGVNAYIDEIGSDIPVEFKLLRIKPIRWEPKHVTGYARLMAYSLSQSWYPEMMLGQVAYMFGEQKALELWPVAPDESPESLPTVALDLAPVWEAMSVADENIRGLLGTAGGHLGSNSWVVSGARTKSGKPILSNDPHLGMTQPSIWYEMHLVGGKYDVSGVCFPGTPFVILGQNRNAAWGFTNLMADDLDFYLEKVNPDNPNQYYHDGKWKDMMLREEAIFTKDGKKHTLLIRATHRGPVISDLHPLAREGERVISFRWTGHDMSDEVDAFLRLNTMKNWRDFSEAVARFTVPGQNIIYADIKGNIGWRPAVRIPKRKGGETLVPLPGETSEYDWKGFIRSSAMPWLFNPSAGVIATANNRTFSDDFPYYVSSLWHEKSRYDRISELLEGRSDLTVDDMAAIQQDVVSPFGRDIAPYFIKVFENETVEKGSNLQYAINVLGEWAGGFESESVGGLIYSTVMLELLEAIYADEMALIGDNFFSAWIGPVGARGNWAISLRNLRAVLERGGSSWVDDVNTPDRLEDLDEITRKAFRSAVAELETRLGPSPGYWWWGRLHTLTHVHTIGRAKPFLDRLFGFNVGPFESGGSSTTINNGEYTLSAPFRRVVGPSFRRIVDLSDMNSSQIVLPTGQSGVPRSPHYADQAPLYMSGRYRTTFMDEATVRNTGFRKLVLNPAVK; this is encoded by the coding sequence ATGTCTAAATTTCTACAAGTATATGGTTGGTGTTACCAAGTGACTAATAAGATAAATAGAACAGTTATCGGAATCGGAACGGTCTTGTTACTGGGGTTTTCCACCTATCAATATTTGCACTCGTCATTGCCTCCTTATGAAGGTCATCTGAAAATAAGCGGACTGAAAGAAGAGGTTGAAGTTTTCTTCGACGACTACGCGGTACCTCACGTTTATGCCAAGAATGAGACTGACATGTTTTTTACGGCAGGATACCTCATGGCCCGAGAGCGACTTTTCCAGATGACAGTGAATGCTGCCACCTCTGAAGGGAGACTGTCGGAGCTATTCGGTGAAAGTCAGCTTAAAAGTGACATCTTTCTCAGGACGTGGGGCATCCCAAAAATTGCCGAGGAACTTGTGAATTATGTCCGTCCGGAATCGAGGAAAGTTCTGGAAACTTTTTGTAACGGGGTTAATGCATATATTGATGAAATAGGCAGTGATATTCCCGTGGAATTCAAACTGTTGCGGATAAAACCTATCCGTTGGGAGCCGAAGCATGTGACTGGCTATGCTAGGTTGATGGCCTATTCACTTTCCCAGTCGTGGTATCCGGAAATGATGCTGGGACAAGTGGCGTACATGTTTGGTGAGCAGAAGGCGCTGGAGCTTTGGCCCGTGGCTCCAGATGAGTCACCGGAGTCACTTCCCACAGTGGCTTTGGACCTGGCACCTGTGTGGGAGGCTATGTCTGTTGCTGATGAAAACATCCGCGGACTACTGGGGACAGCTGGTGGCCATCTCGGTTCAAACAGCTGGGTGGTCTCCGGCGCCAGAACAAAGTCCGGTAAACCCATTCTATCCAATGACCCACACCTGGGGATGACGCAACCCTCCATCTGGTACGAGATGCATCTTGTTGGAGGGAAATATGATGTGAGCGGCGTCTGCTTCCCCGGAACTCCTTTTGTGATTCTTGGGCAGAATCGGAACGCCGCTTGGGGATTCACAAATCTCATGGCGGACGACCTCGATTTCTATCTAGAAAAAGTGAACCCAGATAATCCCAATCAGTATTACCATGATGGTAAATGGAAAGATATGATGCTCCGGGAGGAAGCAATTTTCACAAAGGATGGCAAAAAGCACACTTTGCTGATTCGCGCAACTCACCGCGGTCCTGTCATTTCCGATCTTCATCCGTTAGCCAGAGAAGGAGAGAGAGTCATCTCTTTCCGCTGGACCGGTCACGACATGAGCGATGAAGTGGACGCATTTTTGCGTCTCAACACTATGAAAAACTGGCGCGATTTTTCAGAGGCCGTTGCCCGTTTCACCGTGCCGGGACAGAATATCATTTATGCCGATATAAAAGGGAACATTGGTTGGCGGCCGGCTGTCAGGATCCCCAAACGAAAGGGCGGGGAGACCCTTGTGCCGCTACCGGGGGAGACATCAGAATATGACTGGAAAGGCTTTATCAGATCATCGGCAATGCCTTGGCTCTTCAACCCTTCTGCCGGCGTCATCGCTACGGCGAACAACCGGACATTTTCTGATGACTTTCCTTATTATGTTTCAAGCCTTTGGCACGAAAAATCCCGTTATGACCGTATTTCTGAACTGCTTGAAGGCCGATCGGATCTAACCGTTGATGATATGGCAGCGATCCAGCAGGATGTAGTTTCTCCTTTTGGCCGGGACATTGCACCCTATTTCATTAAGGTGTTTGAGAATGAGACAGTTGAAAAGGGCAGTAACCTTCAGTATGCCATCAATGTTCTTGGAGAATGGGCCGGCGGATTTGAGTCTGAGTCTGTTGGCGGGCTCATTTACAGCACGGTTATGCTGGAACTTCTGGAGGCGATCTACGCAGATGAAATGGCTCTTATTGGAGACAACTTTTTTTCAGCATGGATAGGACCCGTGGGGGCGAGAGGAAATTGGGCAATTTCGCTCAGGAACCTGAGAGCTGTGTTGGAGCGCGGTGGCTCATCCTGGGTTGATGATGTGAACACCCCGGATCGGTTGGAGGATCTGGATGAAATCACTCGCAAGGCATTCCGCTCTGCTGTGGCCGAACTAGAAACGCGCCTTGGACCGTCGCCTGGCTACTGGTGGTGGGGACGGCTTCATACACTTACACATGTTCATACCATTGGTAGGGCGAAGCCGTTTCTGGACCGTCTATTTGGTTTTAATGTAGGACCCTTTGAAAGTGGTGGATCCAGTACCACCATTAATAATGGTGAGTATACACTCTCGGCCCCATTCCGCCGGGTGGTGGGCCCATCATTTCGGAGAATTGTAGACCTTTCAGATATGAATAGCTCACAAATTGTACTGCCTACTGGTCAGTCTGGTGTTCCCCGAAGTCCCCACTACGCTGATCAGGCACCCCTCTATATGTCCGGCCGTTATAGGACAACATTCATGGATGAAGCGACCGTTCGTAACACCGGTTTCCGAAAACTAGTGCTGAATCCAGCGGTTAAATAA
- a CDS encoding histidine phosphatase family protein yields the protein MKQLTVIRHAKSSWEYPHLSDFERPLNSRGERNAPMMGQILRDEGIQFDQIVSSSANRAITTARVVAGEMGYGEKQIREEQSFYGASPNTIVDILKGLGHSVDHAAVFGHNPTFHSLVEQLANTTIEKFPTCAAATISLDIDKWPDLEAGRGELTALRLPRDYTDK from the coding sequence ATTAAACAACTCACTGTCATACGTCATGCAAAGTCCAGCTGGGAATATCCTCATTTGAGTGATTTTGAACGTCCTCTCAATTCCCGCGGTGAACGGAATGCACCCATGATGGGTCAAATCCTCCGGGACGAAGGAATCCAGTTTGATCAGATTGTCAGCAGTTCAGCCAACCGGGCAATCACCACGGCGCGGGTCGTGGCTGGTGAAATGGGCTATGGTGAAAAACAGATCAGAGAAGAACAGAGTTTTTACGGTGCCAGTCCAAATACCATTGTCGATATATTAAAGGGATTGGGGCACTCAGTAGACCACGCCGCTGTCTTCGGTCACAATCCCACCTTCCATTCCCTTGTGGAGCAGCTTGCCAACACGACCATAGAGAAATTCCCCACATGCGCCGCTGCCACCATTTCTTTGGATATTGACAAGTGGCCGGATCTTGAAGCAGGGCGGGGAGAATTGACGGCACTCCGCTTGCCGAGAGATTATACGGACAAATAG
- a CDS encoding DNA polymerase III subunit alpha — protein sequence MNRSSADHLVNICHKALPEKYDPITTRILKRLTYELDIIIDMGYADYFLIVWDIVQWANRQGIPTVGRGSAAGSLVSYLLNITPVDPIEHNLIFERFLNPDREEPPDIDVDLCWKRRDEVLEYVYEQYGRDRVAMISTFNTYRLRGAVRDVARAMGLSEREINQMPRELPRRYEKGAGKQMIEDDKYRGIFELAQKLKGRPRHMGIHCGGIVISPEKITNYVPLQRSTKGPVVTQFDMYGIEKTGLVKIDLLGQRSLTVVAEMADTLKEKYNVNFNRHTVLEMDERTKVFVQEGRTMGVFQIESPGMRGLLKKLKADSFEMITAASSVIRPGPADSGMLRHFVKRHHGKEKVEAVHASLTELLKDTYGVMLYQEDVIKIAEAIAGWSLAESDRLRRSMSGKRVDEPFMEHRDRFIRDAVKRGVHVEAALEVWRQMEAFSGYAFCKAHSAAYSVISVQSAWLKAHFPAEFLAAVMSNYGGFYHTSCYLEEARRLGVTILPPDVNESKLHFTANDNVPWLRIGLLQIKGLTRQTLIVLLEKRTERPFESLEDFCVRVKPTYREVETLIRCGAFDSLGYTRPQHLWRLKLFYHKLKASCDGMFPSVVKTSSKIPWVDYPLEQKLRDELELMELTVEKHPLWIWKRALQQHVKKVGRLIHSQELTQYVGKKVKLVGWMLTTRRTKTKPGEIMQFLSCEDLTATYEAVLFPGAYRKFGHLIRSRGPYIIEGQVENDWGHTPVTVEQLAVLADSETPIPSMKRSSNRA from the coding sequence ATGAATCGAAGTTCAGCTGATCATCTGGTAAACATTTGCCACAAGGCGCTGCCGGAGAAGTATGACCCTATCACAACAAGGATACTGAAGCGACTGACCTATGAACTGGACATCATCATCGATATGGGCTACGCCGATTACTTCCTTATTGTTTGGGATATTGTTCAGTGGGCAAACAGGCAGGGCATTCCTACGGTAGGGCGTGGTTCGGCGGCAGGAAGTTTAGTGTCATATCTCTTGAACATCACTCCGGTTGATCCCATAGAACACAATCTCATCTTTGAGCGGTTTCTCAACCCTGACCGGGAGGAACCGCCAGATATCGATGTGGATCTCTGCTGGAAGCGCCGGGACGAAGTGCTGGAATATGTCTATGAGCAGTACGGGAGAGATCGAGTGGCTATGATTTCTACATTCAACACTTACCGACTCAGGGGAGCAGTGCGAGATGTGGCGCGGGCTATGGGGTTGTCGGAAAGAGAGATCAACCAAATGCCCCGTGAGCTGCCGCGGCGCTATGAAAAGGGAGCCGGCAAACAAATGATAGAGGATGACAAGTACAGAGGAATATTTGAGCTGGCGCAAAAACTGAAGGGACGACCGCGGCATATGGGGATCCACTGTGGTGGCATTGTCATATCACCTGAAAAGATTACCAACTATGTACCACTCCAGCGATCTACAAAAGGTCCGGTGGTAACCCAGTTTGATATGTATGGGATTGAAAAAACGGGGTTGGTGAAGATTGATCTGTTGGGGCAGCGGTCCCTCACGGTGGTGGCGGAAATGGCCGACACCTTGAAAGAAAAATATAACGTGAACTTCAATCGCCATACCGTGCTAGAGATGGATGAAAGAACAAAAGTGTTCGTCCAGGAGGGCCGCACCATGGGCGTGTTTCAGATCGAATCACCAGGGATGCGGGGACTGTTGAAAAAACTGAAAGCGGACTCTTTTGAAATGATCACCGCCGCCAGTTCGGTGATTCGTCCCGGGCCCGCCGATTCAGGGATGTTGAGACATTTCGTCAAACGACACCATGGTAAAGAAAAAGTGGAGGCAGTACACGCCTCTCTCACGGAACTGCTGAAAGACACTTACGGTGTCATGCTCTACCAGGAGGATGTGATCAAGATTGCCGAGGCTATTGCAGGATGGAGTCTGGCGGAATCAGACAGGCTGCGGCGGTCCATGAGCGGGAAGCGAGTGGATGAGCCATTCATGGAGCACCGGGATCGTTTTATCCGGGACGCGGTGAAACGGGGAGTGCATGTGGAGGCGGCTTTGGAGGTCTGGCGGCAGATGGAAGCTTTTTCCGGCTACGCTTTCTGTAAAGCACACTCCGCCGCCTATTCGGTTATTTCCGTCCAGTCAGCGTGGCTCAAGGCTCACTTTCCGGCGGAATTCTTGGCGGCGGTCATGTCCAACTACGGTGGCTTTTACCATACATCGTGCTACCTGGAAGAAGCCCGTCGGCTCGGGGTTACCATCCTCCCGCCGGATGTGAATGAATCGAAACTTCACTTTACGGCAAATGACAACGTACCGTGGCTCCGTATCGGTCTTTTGCAAATTAAGGGACTTACCCGGCAGACCCTCATTGTGCTACTGGAAAAACGGACAGAACGACCCTTCGAATCGCTGGAAGATTTTTGTGTCCGCGTAAAACCGACCTACCGGGAAGTGGAAACACTCATCCGGTGCGGTGCCTTTGATTCACTGGGCTACACCCGCCCCCAGCATTTGTGGCGGTTGAAGCTGTTCTATCATAAACTGAAAGCGAGCTGTGATGGGATGTTCCCCAGTGTGGTGAAGACATCTTCCAAAATCCCGTGGGTGGATTATCCTTTGGAGCAAAAGTTGAGAGACGAACTGGAACTGATGGAACTGACAGTGGAAAAGCATCCGCTCTGGATCTGGAAAAGAGCTCTTCAACAACATGTCAAGAAAGTGGGTAGATTGATTCACAGCCAGGAATTGACTCAATATGTGGGCAAAAAAGTTAAGCTGGTGGGTTGGATGCTCACCACCCGCCGGACAAAAACAAAGCCGGGAGAGATAATGCAGTTTCTCTCCTGCGAAGATTTAACAGCGACGTACGAAGCGGTACTTTTTCCTGGGGCATACCGTAAGTTTGGTCACCTCATCAGAAGTCGGGGGCCGTACATTATTGAAGGACAGGTAGAGAACGATTGGGGTCACACGCCGGTGACTGTAGAACAGTTGGCTGTACTGGCGGATAGTGAGACACCGATACCGAGCATGAAGCGATCATCGAACCGTGCGTGA
- a CDS encoding phytase: protein MSQSRSFKTIRIKFLDCVICILMSVSKWTYSLSYGSPFSLPYPHILHTKQITGGIANSETYYLKRVSRLFCSLFFLALIASCEKPSSTFNEIYFTPIQPGDELDSPAVYHGNDEAWIVVTGKDGDRLSVYDANSGKKVRVIGSKGDGFSQFAYPNGIWIEDDLMIIVERDNHRLQLFRLPDFEPLGFIGETELAKPYGINVLHDSEGQLDVFVTDSEDVKGRDLVEVHGRRIRHWKLTVEGDAISHTLVNTFGDITGPGMLYEVESIFADRQHNRLMIADEQENVIKVYTMDGDFTGTILAKGRFAGDPEGIALYKCGDNYGVWIFTDQSHDGNRFHLFDRKSLKYLETFTMSQTTNTDGIWLTQKPMGKFIDGIFCALNDDKNVGVVSVSSFKEAMPQLFRCNG, encoded by the coding sequence ATGTCCCAATCACGTTCTTTCAAAACGATAAGGATAAAATTTTTGGATTGTGTAATATGTATTTTAATGTCAGTCTCAAAGTGGACTTATAGCCTATCATATGGGAGCCCGTTTTCCCTACCGTATCCCCACATACTTCACACAAAACAAATAACGGGCGGTATTGCAAACAGTGAAACGTATTACCTAAAAAGAGTGAGCAGATTATTCTGTTCACTCTTTTTTTTAGCCTTGATTGCTTCTTGCGAGAAACCCTCAAGCACATTCAATGAAATCTATTTTACACCCATACAACCAGGCGACGAGCTTGATTCTCCTGCCGTCTATCACGGTAATGATGAAGCGTGGATTGTTGTAACCGGTAAAGATGGTGATCGTCTGTCTGTGTATGACGCAAACAGTGGGAAAAAGGTGCGTGTGATAGGAAGTAAAGGGGATGGATTCAGTCAATTCGCTTATCCCAACGGCATTTGGATTGAAGATGATCTTATGATCATTGTAGAACGAGATAACCATCGTCTTCAACTGTTCAGACTTCCTGATTTTGAACCTCTTGGATTTATTGGTGAAACCGAGCTTGCTAAACCTTACGGTATCAACGTACTTCACGACTCAGAAGGTCAACTGGACGTTTTTGTAACGGATAGCGAAGATGTAAAAGGCAGGGATCTGGTCGAGGTGCATGGCCGACGAATTCGTCACTGGAAATTAACTGTAGAAGGGGATGCTATCTCTCATACCCTTGTCAATACATTTGGTGATATCACCGGCCCCGGTATGCTCTATGAAGTGGAATCCATTTTTGCAGACAGACAACACAACCGGCTTATGATAGCAGACGAACAGGAAAATGTCATAAAGGTATATACTATGGATGGAGACTTTACCGGAACCATTCTTGCCAAAGGGCGCTTTGCCGGGGATCCGGAAGGAATTGCCCTGTATAAATGTGGTGATAATTATGGCGTCTGGATTTTTACAGATCAAAGTCACGATGGGAACCGATTCCACCTTTTCGATCGTAAATCATTGAAATACCTAGAGACCTTCACTATGAGCCAGACCACAAATACGGACGGAATCTGGTTGACGCAGAAACCGATGGGTAAGTTCATTGATGGTATATTTTGTGCCTTGAATGACGATAAGAATGTGGGTGTTGTAAGTGTCAGTAGCTTTAAGGAAGCTATGCCCCAGCTTTTCAGATGTAACGGCTAA